A single Filimonas effusa DNA region contains:
- a CDS encoding lysophospholipid acyltransferase family protein, with product MRRFLHYCYNIWALLWFVLLMFIVLPLVLLSALGGKVKGGNLIYKLCHAWAATWYFLIGIKHREVYEAPLDRQRQYLFIANHISYMDIPCIVRSIHQPVRVLGKYEMVRYPVFGIIYRMAAILVDRRDAAHRAQSVRTLKAAIHKGISVFIFPEGTFNETPDPLKSFYDGAFRIAIETQTPLQPVLFVDTLDRMHYKGVLTLTPGLCRTVFLDAIAVKGYTMAQLPELKQKAYAIMEAGLRRYRTYTTVAAKETSVS from the coding sequence ATGCGCCGATTCCTTCATTATTGCTATAACATTTGGGCACTCCTGTGGTTTGTGCTGCTTATGTTCATAGTATTACCGCTGGTATTACTGTCGGCGTTGGGTGGAAAGGTAAAAGGAGGGAATCTTATTTACAAGCTCTGCCATGCCTGGGCCGCTACATGGTATTTTCTTATTGGCATAAAACACCGGGAAGTTTATGAGGCGCCATTGGACAGACAACGTCAGTATTTGTTTATAGCGAACCATATTTCTTATATGGATATTCCCTGTATTGTGCGCAGTATACATCAGCCGGTGCGGGTATTGGGCAAATATGAGATGGTACGCTATCCTGTTTTTGGCATTATTTACCGGATGGCTGCTATACTGGTAGACCGCCGCGATGCCGCCCACCGTGCGCAGAGTGTTCGTACGCTTAAGGCCGCTATACATAAAGGCATTTCGGTATTTATATTTCCTGAAGGTACATTTAACGAAACGCCCGATCCGCTGAAATCGTTCTACGATGGCGCTTTCCGTATTGCCATAGAAACCCAGACGCCGTTACAGCCGGTGTTATTTGTAGATACGCTTGACCGGATGCATTATAAAGGGGTGCTGACGCTTACTCCGGGCCTTTGCCGCACTGTATTTCTTGACGCCATAGCGGTGAAAGGGTATACCATGGCCCAGCTTCCCGAGCTGAAACAAAAGGCGTATGCCATAATGGAAGCCGGTTTGCGCCGTTACCGTACTTATACTACGGTGGCTGCAAAAGAAACAAGCGTATCTTAG
- the murB gene encoding UDP-N-acetylmuramate dehydrogenase: protein MVQENISLLGYNTFGIDVQAKHFARFSSLAELQELLEYRNARAGATVVPLPMLILGGGSNMLFTYNYNGWVFKNELKGIDLVKEDAEFYYVKVAGGENWHRFVLYCIGHGYAGLENLSLIPGCAGASPMQNIGAYGVEVKDVFESLEALDIESNTVVGFGLKDCAFGYRESVFKHQYKNRFIILNVTYRLRKQPVFNISYGAIEQELAQMGIETLSIKAISDAVIRIRSSKLPDPAQIGNAGSFFKNPTIPFALFEVLQKEYPALPHYAVADPALVKVPAGWLIEQCGWKGFRDGDAGCHAKQALVLVNYGKASGAAIYQLSEKIIDSVLQRFGITLEREVNII from the coding sequence ATGGTGCAGGAAAATATATCATTACTTGGGTATAACACGTTTGGGATTGATGTGCAGGCTAAACATTTTGCACGTTTTTCGAGCCTGGCGGAATTGCAGGAACTATTGGAATACAGGAATGCCAGAGCGGGCGCTACTGTTGTTCCTTTGCCGATGCTTATTCTTGGCGGTGGAAGTAATATGTTGTTTACCTATAACTATAACGGATGGGTATTTAAGAATGAACTGAAAGGCATTGACCTTGTAAAGGAAGACGCTGAATTCTATTACGTGAAAGTAGCCGGTGGCGAAAACTGGCACCGGTTTGTTTTATATTGTATCGGGCATGGTTATGCAGGGCTTGAAAACCTCAGCCTCATACCTGGCTGCGCAGGAGCTTCGCCCATGCAGAATATAGGTGCTTACGGCGTTGAGGTCAAAGATGTTTTTGAATCGTTGGAAGCATTGGACATTGAAAGCAATACCGTTGTTGGCTTTGGACTGAAGGATTGCGCATTTGGTTACCGTGAGAGCGTTTTTAAACATCAATATAAGAACAGATTTATTATACTGAACGTTACTTACCGGCTTCGCAAACAGCCTGTTTTCAATATTTCTTATGGCGCTATTGAACAGGAATTGGCGCAGATGGGTATAGAAACACTTTCTATTAAAGCCATATCAGATGCGGTGATCCGCATCAGGAGCAGTAAACTTCCCGATCCGGCACAGATAGGCAATGCGGGGAGTTTCTTCAAAAATCCGACGATACCGTTTGCTTTATTCGAGGTATTGCAAAAGGAATACCCGGCGTTGCCGCATTATGCAGTAGCTGATCCTGCGCTCGTGAAAGTTCCTGCAGGCTGGTTGATAGAACAATGCGGCTGGAAAGGTTTCCGCGATGGTGACGCAGGGTGTCACGCCAAACAGGCGCTGGTGCTTGTGAACTATGGCAAAGCCTCCGGTGCGGCCATTTACCAGCTTTCTGAAAAGATCATAGATAGCGTGCTGCAACGGTTTGGCATTACGCTGGAGAGGGAAGTGAATATCATATAA
- a CDS encoding vWA domain-containing protein codes for MQLLTYTNGDAGEALQWMNELDKQYQLTDNDYGMGDFIDDLKANGYIKEDDGSGNLSITSKSEQGIRKRSLEEIFGKLKKTKQGNHQTFKHGAGDEASPDLRPFRFGDMLEQIDFTESIRNAQINHGVDSFRLHEDDLEIRETDFKAQTSTVLMIDISHSMILYGEDRITPAKKVAMALSELITTKYPKDTLDIVVFGNDAWPVEIKDLPYLQVGPYHTNTVAGLELAMDILRRRKNANKQIFMITDGKPTCLKIGGRYYKNSFGLDRKITNRCINLAAQCKKLKIPITTFMIASDPYLQSFVQEFTETNNGKAFFATLDKLGAFLFKDFESGKRKTVY; via the coding sequence ATGCAATTGCTGACATATACCAATGGCGATGCCGGCGAGGCGCTTCAATGGATGAATGAGCTTGACAAACAATATCAGCTCACCGATAACGACTATGGCATGGGCGACTTTATCGACGACCTCAAAGCCAATGGTTATATTAAAGAAGATGATGGCTCCGGTAACCTGTCAATCACCTCCAAATCGGAGCAGGGCATCCGCAAACGCAGCCTGGAAGAGATCTTCGGAAAACTCAAAAAAACAAAACAAGGTAATCACCAAACGTTTAAACACGGTGCCGGCGACGAAGCCAGTCCGGATCTTCGTCCTTTCCGCTTTGGCGATATGCTGGAGCAGATCGATTTTACCGAGAGCATCCGTAACGCCCAGATCAACCATGGCGTAGATAGTTTTCGCCTCCACGAAGATGATCTTGAAATCCGGGAAACCGATTTTAAAGCACAAACCTCCACAGTGCTCATGATCGATATCTCCCACTCCATGATCCTCTACGGCGAAGACCGTATCACCCCCGCCAAAAAGGTGGCCATGGCGCTGAGCGAACTTATCACCACCAAGTATCCCAAAGATACCCTCGATATCGTGGTCTTTGGTAACGACGCCTGGCCGGTGGAAATAAAAGACCTTCCTTACCTGCAGGTGGGTCCGTACCATACCAATACGGTAGCGGGACTTGAACTTGCCATGGACATCCTGCGAAGGCGTAAAAATGCCAACAAACAGATCTTCATGATCACCGATGGCAAACCTACCTGCCTCAAAATAGGCGGCCGCTACTATAAGAATAGCTTCGGCCTCGACAGGAAGATCACCAACCGCTGTATTAACCTGGCCGCCCAGTGCAAAAAGCTGAAAATACCTATTACCACCTTTATGATAGCTTCCGACCCCTATTTACAGAGCTTTGTACAGGAGTTTACAGAAACCAATAACGGTAAGGCATTCTTTGCCACACTCGATAAACTCGGCGCATTTCTGTTTAAAGATTTCGAAAGCGGTAAGAGAAAAACGGTGTATTAG
- a CDS encoding L-cysteine desulfidase family protein produces the protein MKERSGPDLLMLLESELQPSQGCTEPAAIAFTAALARKQAPEEAIRDVQIYASRNVIKNAYSVAIGGTGKKGIEAAAALGLCIAHPEAKLQILSYACEEHISAAEKLAGSGMIKVHLADTPELLYIEVHLQTEHSFIKVIVSGHHTNVTSIEANGITLFSNSERDSKGESIDNPVAVSLEAIWQYISEADINDLRIIKEAIRLNSSLAAEGSNKAFGLNVGKLSSQCNAVEDSGNNYINYTISLTASACDARMGGSVLSAMSNSGSGNQGITSTVPVVAVGELLGKNEDEIIRAVGLSNLVTIYIKSQFGRLSAFCGVTVASIGAACGIARLQGGTLETLKAIIQNMIGTSTGMLCDGAKAGCALKVASCTYAAIQATNLALRGVEIQATDGIIESKVEDSIRNFCTLAKEAGSKADELILSMMLQKTLVH, from the coding sequence ATGAAAGAACGTTCGGGACCTGACCTGCTTATGCTGCTTGAAAGCGAGTTACAACCATCACAAGGCTGTACCGAGCCCGCAGCCATTGCATTTACTGCCGCCCTTGCCCGGAAACAGGCTCCGGAAGAGGCAATAAGAGATGTACAAATTTATGCCAGCAGGAATGTTATTAAAAATGCCTATTCGGTTGCCATAGGTGGTACGGGGAAAAAGGGCATAGAAGCGGCAGCAGCATTGGGCCTTTGCATTGCTCATCCGGAGGCAAAGCTGCAAATACTTTCCTATGCCTGCGAAGAACATATATCGGCGGCAGAAAAGCTTGCCGGGTCGGGTATGATTAAAGTACACCTGGCTGATACTCCTGAGCTGCTATATATAGAAGTACATCTGCAAACGGAGCATTCTTTTATTAAGGTTATTGTTAGCGGCCATCATACCAACGTTACCAGCATAGAAGCCAATGGTATTACTTTATTTTCCAATTCAGAGCGTGACAGCAAGGGGGAATCAATAGACAATCCTGTTGCGGTGAGCCTGGAAGCTATCTGGCAATATATCAGCGAAGCGGATATAAATGATCTGCGCATTATAAAAGAAGCGATCCGTTTAAACAGTTCGCTTGCAGCAGAGGGCTCGAATAAAGCATTTGGATTAAACGTAGGAAAGCTGTCGTCTCAATGTAATGCTGTTGAAGATAGCGGCAACAATTATATCAACTATACAATATCCTTAACTGCAAGCGCCTGTGATGCCCGGATGGGCGGAAGTGTTCTTAGCGCCATGAGCAATTCGGGGAGCGGGAACCAAGGGATTACATCAACAGTACCGGTGGTGGCGGTGGGAGAACTACTTGGCAAAAATGAAGATGAAATAATAAGGGCGGTAGGATTAAGCAATCTTGTTACCATTTATATTAAATCGCAGTTCGGGCGCCTGTCTGCTTTTTGCGGCGTAACGGTAGCTTCCATAGGAGCTGCATGTGGTATCGCCCGTTTGCAAGGCGGCACACTTGAAACATTGAAAGCCATTATCCAGAACATGATAGGAACCTCTACGGGCATGCTTTGCGACGGCGCAAAAGCAGGCTGCGCTTTAAAGGTTGCAAGTTGTACTTATGCCGCCATACAAGCTACCAACCTGGCTCTACGGGGAGTTGAAATACAGGCGACCGACGGCATCATTGAAAGCAAGGTAGAAGACAGCATCAGAAACTTTTGTACGCTTGCAAAGGAAGCCGGCTCAAAAGCAGATGAACTTATTCTAAGTATGATGTTACAGAAAACACTTGTTCACTGA
- the priA gene encoding replication restart helicase PriA: protein MNSNQHIQFPEEVSSQPVLYAEVVIPLALPKNYTWAVPAHYQQAVQPGVRVEVILGKNKKYAGLVKRVFPEKPEAFDPKPILNVLDDEPLLFPQQLEFWQWMANYYMCSEGEVMQAAIPANLKLSSETILLWNDEHDEDFSDLDDEEFVVAEALHIKKELRLTEVQQVLDSSHVYPVIKRLIEKQVCHVWEELKEKYKEKKETYVLLHHSYRQEEALAALLNNWGTTKDAKTPKAPKQMELLLAYLHLERSQGEVPQPELLKKSGASAAQLKALIDKGILKTERRAVDRIAALPKDIQIDFTLSPAQQAAADAVAAGFSEKQVCLLHGVTSSGKTQVYIKLMEACIQQGQQVLFMLPEIALTAQIIRRLQKHFGGHIAIYHSRFNPNERVEIWSKVKSGEIKIVLGARSAVFLPFRQLGLIIADEEHDASYKQQDPAPRYHARDAAIYYASLFQAKVLLGSATPSIESYYNAQQGKYTLVELNERYGNAEMPQIEIVDVKRVVTQDRSKVIVTPDLQAAIQASLDEKKQVILFQNRRGYSPYLLCNVCGWIPQCEHCDVTLTYHKAKNKMACHYCGTTYPVVHTCAACGSHQFHQKNFGTEKIEEMVAEAFPEARTARMDYDSVKGKHDHDNLIKLFEQQKIDILVGTQMVVKGLDFEHVNLVGILDADGILNFADFRVNERAYQLMEQVSGRAGRRSGLGRVMIQVSNTHHPVLQFVQQHNYRQLFQAEIANRQMFAYPPFTRIIQLTFKHKETLIAEEAAIQMVNGLKASFGAFINGPAEPVVNRVRNQYLWEILLKLPKNNQLIQQCKQQIAQQIVIIQSNKRYRSVGIVPDIDPV, encoded by the coding sequence ATGAATTCGAACCAGCACATACAATTTCCGGAAGAAGTTTCTTCCCAGCCTGTATTGTATGCCGAAGTGGTGATACCGCTGGCGCTGCCTAAGAACTATACCTGGGCTGTTCCGGCGCATTATCAGCAGGCAGTACAACCCGGCGTGCGTGTAGAGGTGATACTTGGAAAGAATAAAAAATATGCGGGACTGGTGAAAAGGGTTTTTCCTGAAAAACCTGAAGCTTTTGATCCCAAGCCAATACTGAATGTGCTGGATGACGAGCCGTTGCTTTTCCCACAGCAGCTGGAGTTCTGGCAATGGATGGCCAACTACTATATGTGTTCGGAGGGCGAGGTAATGCAGGCCGCCATTCCTGCCAACCTGAAGCTTTCCAGCGAAACCATCCTGCTTTGGAACGATGAACATGATGAAGATTTCTCGGACCTGGATGACGAAGAGTTTGTTGTAGCCGAAGCTTTACATATCAAAAAAGAACTCAGGCTTACCGAAGTGCAGCAGGTGCTGGATTCCAGCCATGTATATCCTGTTATCAAACGGCTTATCGAAAAGCAGGTATGCCATGTGTGGGAAGAGCTGAAAGAAAAGTACAAGGAGAAAAAAGAAACTTATGTACTGCTGCATCACAGTTACCGCCAGGAAGAAGCGCTGGCAGCGTTGCTGAACAACTGGGGCACGACCAAAGATGCCAAAACGCCCAAGGCCCCCAAACAAATGGAGTTGCTGCTGGCTTATCTTCACCTGGAAAGAAGCCAGGGCGAAGTGCCACAGCCGGAGTTGCTAAAAAAATCCGGCGCCTCGGCAGCACAGTTAAAAGCGCTGATAGATAAGGGCATCCTGAAAACAGAACGACGGGCTGTGGACCGTATCGCCGCGTTACCTAAAGACATACAAATAGACTTTACCCTCTCTCCTGCCCAGCAGGCAGCTGCAGATGCTGTTGCAGCTGGGTTTTCTGAAAAACAGGTATGCCTGTTACATGGCGTTACCTCGAGCGGTAAAACACAGGTGTACATTAAACTCATGGAAGCCTGCATACAGCAAGGACAGCAGGTATTGTTCATGCTCCCGGAGATTGCGCTAACGGCACAGATCATACGCAGGCTTCAAAAACATTTTGGCGGACATATCGCCATTTATCATTCGCGCTTTAATCCGAATGAGCGTGTTGAGATCTGGAGCAAGGTGAAGAGCGGGGAAATAAAAATAGTGCTGGGCGCCCGTTCTGCGGTGTTCCTGCCTTTCCGTCAACTGGGGCTGATCATTGCCGATGAAGAGCATGACGCTTCTTATAAACAACAGGACCCTGCTCCGCGTTATCATGCGCGCGATGCAGCTATTTATTACGCTTCCCTGTTCCAGGCGAAGGTATTGCTGGGATCGGCCACTCCTTCTATAGAAAGTTACTATAATGCCCAGCAGGGTAAATACACGCTGGTTGAATTAAATGAGCGCTATGGCAATGCCGAGATGCCGCAGATTGAAATAGTAGATGTAAAGCGGGTGGTGACGCAGGACCGTTCGAAAGTAATTGTTACACCAGACCTGCAGGCGGCCATCCAGGCTTCACTGGATGAGAAGAAACAGGTGATCCTGTTTCAGAACCGCCGTGGTTACTCGCCTTACCTGCTGTGTAATGTATGTGGCTGGATCCCTCAATGTGAGCATTGCGATGTTACGCTTACGTATCATAAAGCCAAAAACAAAATGGCCTGTCATTACTGCGGCACTACTTACCCCGTGGTACATACCTGCGCCGCCTGTGGCAGTCACCAGTTTCACCAGAAGAACTTTGGAACGGAAAAGATTGAAGAGATGGTAGCCGAAGCTTTTCCTGAAGCGCGGACTGCGCGTATGGACTATGACAGTGTAAAAGGGAAACATGATCATGATAACCTGATCAAACTATTTGAACAGCAGAAAATAGATATACTGGTAGGCACCCAGATGGTGGTAAAAGGGCTGGACTTTGAGCATGTGAACCTGGTGGGGATCCTGGATGCGGATGGCATTTTGAACTTTGCCGATTTCAGGGTCAATGAAAGAGCTTATCAGCTGATGGAGCAGGTTAGCGGCCGCGCGGGCCGCCGTTCGGGGCTGGGACGGGTAATGATACAGGTAAGCAATACTCATCACCCGGTGTTACAGTTTGTACAGCAACACAACTACAGGCAACTGTTCCAGGCAGAAATAGCCAACAGGCAAATGTTTGCCTACCCTCCTTTCACACGCATTATACAGCTCACTTTTAAACATAAAGAAACCCTGATAGCTGAAGAAGCAGCCATTCAAATGGTCAATGGCTTAAAAGCCAGTTTTGGCGCTTTTATCAACGGCCCTGCCGAGCCGGTCGTTAACCGTGTCAGGAACCAATATCTCTGGGAAATATTGCTGAAACTGCCTAAGAATAACCAGCTGATCCAGCAGTGCAAGCAGCAGATAGCCCAGCAGATAGTGATCATACAATCGAATAAAAGATACAGAAGTGTTGGTATTGTACCGGATATTGACCCGGTGTAG
- a CDS encoding magnesium chelatase, with amino-acid sequence MNIEKITTLGQLKKSGYTPLSIKDEIRKNLIEKIRNRENPFTGVMGYEDTVIPDTERALLSRHNILFLGLRGQAKTRMARLMVDLLDEYVPVISGSEVNDDPLAPLSSYGRGMIAQHGDETPITWWHRSERYGEKLATPDVSVADLIGDVDPIKAANLRLSFADEGVIHYGIIPRSNRGIFVINELPDLQARIQVGLFNILQEGDIQIRGFKLRMPLDIMFVFTANPEDYTNRGSIVTPLKDRIESQILTHYPKTIETALAITEQEASILPQQQQMVTVSDLVKRLIEQVAFEARSNEYVDKKSGVSARLTIAAFENAVSSAERRAIIHGEKTTQVWISDLVGIIPAITGKIELVYEGEQEGPYQVAVNLVDKAIRSQFITYFPDPEKAKKKRNTGKRSQEEKAEENPYRTITRWFDGGNHVDLLVDIKDADKIAGLYQVDGLYAFVKKYFPHANEKETALLMEFVLHGLAAHSMISKRVIEGRIEFKDLIGSMMNLGQMNFGEEDELTEDDLN; translated from the coding sequence ATGAACATAGAGAAGATTACGACGCTGGGACAATTGAAGAAGAGTGGTTATACGCCTTTATCTATTAAAGACGAAATCAGGAAAAATCTCATAGAAAAAATACGCAACCGCGAGAACCCTTTTACCGGTGTAATGGGCTATGAAGATACCGTTATCCCTGATACGGAAAGGGCTTTACTGAGCCGTCATAATATCCTGTTCCTGGGCTTAAGAGGTCAGGCTAAAACCCGTATGGCACGCCTGATGGTCGATTTACTCGACGAATATGTTCCCGTAATCTCAGGAAGTGAAGTGAACGACGATCCCCTGGCGCCATTAAGCAGTTACGGAAGAGGTATGATTGCACAGCATGGCGATGAAACGCCTATCACATGGTGGCACAGGAGCGAACGCTATGGCGAAAAACTTGCTACACCCGATGTAAGCGTGGCCGACCTGATAGGAGATGTAGATCCTATTAAAGCCGCCAACCTAAGGTTATCATTTGCCGACGAAGGTGTAATTCATTATGGCATCATTCCCCGCAGCAACAGGGGCATCTTCGTGATCAACGAGCTGCCCGATCTGCAGGCCAGGATCCAGGTAGGTTTGTTCAACATACTCCAGGAAGGCGATATCCAGATCCGCGGTTTTAAACTGCGGATGCCGCTCGATATCATGTTTGTATTTACCGCCAACCCCGAAGACTATACCAACAGGGGCAGCATTGTTACACCGCTGAAAGACCGTATCGAAAGTCAGATCTTGACACACTATCCTAAAACGATAGAAACAGCGCTTGCCATTACCGAACAGGAAGCCAGCATCCTGCCCCAACAACAGCAAATGGTAACTGTAAGCGACCTGGTAAAACGACTGATAGAACAGGTGGCATTTGAAGCGCGCAGCAACGAATACGTTGACAAGAAAAGTGGCGTGAGCGCCCGTTTAACCATTGCTGCATTCGAAAATGCCGTAAGCAGCGCCGAGCGCCGCGCCATCATCCACGGCGAAAAAACAACGCAGGTATGGATCAGCGACCTGGTAGGCATCATTCCCGCCATCACCGGTAAAATAGAACTGGTGTACGAAGGTGAACAGGAAGGCCCTTACCAGGTAGCCGTAAACCTGGTTGATAAGGCCATCCGCTCTCAATTCATTACCTATTTCCCCGATCCGGAAAAGGCGAAGAAAAAACGCAATACCGGCAAGCGCTCACAGGAAGAAAAAGCAGAAGAAAATCCCTATAGAACCATCACCCGCTGGTTCGACGGCGGTAATCATGTCGATCTCCTGGTTGATATCAAAGACGCGGACAAGATCGCAGGCTTATACCAGGTAGATGGATTATATGCTTTCGTTAAAAAGTATTTCCCCCATGCCAATGAAAAGGAAACGGCCCTGTTAATGGAGTTTGTGCTGCATGGACTGGCCGCTCATTCCATGATCAGTAAAAGAGTCATAGAAGGCCGCATCGAGTTCAAAGACCTTATAGGCAGCATGATGAACCTGGGCCAGATGAATTTTGGCGAAGAAGACGAACTAACCGAAGACGATCTTAACTAA